Proteins from one Amycolatopsis endophytica genomic window:
- a CDS encoding sensor histidine kinase: MTNLRWVPKRWRGGAVWFPPIGLALFAASLVPDLQSHGTQFGGLPSRPFDVLAVVAVALQCAPLAVCRRWPVPCLAVVSLGFAVDQLGGYHSVAGTALPLALLNAGSRTAAHRRATALGFSAAFLVLVAAFELRGAGESPGEYVAFYLALVLAWGIGTWLRSTRAAEAERRRRVAEDTRAAERTRIARELHDVVTHHVTAMVVQAEAARYLTAAPERLDETLAAVGDTGRQAMGDLRKLLDVLDPGHDGEELRTLVEQTRRAGQPVEFTEAGTPADPAGRAAPVAYRVVREALTNALKYAHGTPTTVRVHHGDREITVEVSTAGSRAGSLGGSGRGLDGLRERVDGLGGEFSAGPRAGGGFSVRARIPAGSAS, translated from the coding sequence GTGACCAACCTCCGGTGGGTGCCGAAACGGTGGCGCGGCGGCGCGGTGTGGTTCCCGCCGATCGGGCTGGCGCTGTTCGCCGCATCGCTCGTGCCGGACCTGCAGAGCCACGGGACCCAGTTCGGCGGTCTGCCCTCGCGTCCGTTCGACGTGCTGGCCGTCGTGGCGGTCGCCCTTCAGTGCGCCCCGCTCGCCGTGTGCCGCCGGTGGCCGGTCCCCTGCCTGGCCGTGGTGTCGCTCGGCTTCGCCGTCGACCAGCTGGGCGGCTACCACTCGGTCGCGGGCACGGCGCTGCCGCTCGCGCTGCTGAACGCGGGATCGCGGACGGCGGCGCACCGCCGCGCGACCGCGCTCGGGTTCTCCGCGGCGTTCCTGGTGCTGGTGGCCGCGTTCGAGTTGCGCGGCGCGGGCGAATCGCCGGGCGAGTACGTGGCGTTCTATCTCGCGCTGGTCCTCGCGTGGGGCATCGGCACGTGGTTGCGGTCCACCCGCGCCGCGGAGGCCGAACGCCGCCGCCGCGTCGCCGAGGACACTCGTGCCGCGGAGCGGACCCGCATCGCGCGCGAGCTGCACGACGTCGTGACCCACCACGTGACGGCGATGGTCGTGCAGGCCGAGGCGGCCCGTTACCTGACCGCCGCGCCGGAGCGGCTCGACGAGACCCTGGCCGCGGTCGGCGACACCGGGCGCCAGGCCATGGGCGATCTGCGGAAGCTGCTCGACGTGCTCGACCCCGGCCACGACGGCGAGGAGCTGCGGACCCTCGTCGAGCAGACGCGCCGCGCCGGGCAGCCGGTGGAGTTCACCGAGGCGGGCACCCCGGCGGATCCGGCGGGGCGCGCCGCTCCGGTCGCCTACCGGGTCGTGCGGGAGGCGCTGACCAACGCGCTGAAATACGCCCACGGCACTCCCACCACGGTGCGGGTGCACCACGGCGACCGGGAGATCACGGTGGAGGTCAGCACGGCCGGTTCCCGCGCCGGGTCCCTTGGCGGGAGCGGGCGGGGCCTGGACGGGCTGCGGGAGCGCGTCGACGGGCTGGGCGGCGAGTTCAGCGCGGGCCCGCGGGCCGGCGGCGGGTTTTCCGTGCGGGCCCGCATTCCCGCGGGCAGCGCGTCGTGA
- a CDS encoding response regulator, which yields MTAPVRVLVCDDQALVRTGLVTIIDAQPDLEVAGECGDGQAAVDLAGRLCPDVVVMDVRMPVLDGIAATRLLAGTGVPKPAKVLVVTTFNLDSYVYEALRAGASGFLLKDTPPAQLLQGIRTVASGAALLAPEVTRQLVGRYASRIRPAGDTTGEIPLTPRELEVLRLVADGLSNREIAAALVISQETVKTFVSRMLAKLGLRDRVQAVIYAYRHGLVT from the coding sequence GTGACCGCGCCCGTCCGCGTCCTGGTCTGCGACGACCAGGCACTGGTGCGCACGGGGCTGGTGACGATCATCGACGCGCAGCCCGACCTGGAGGTGGCGGGCGAGTGCGGCGACGGGCAGGCCGCGGTGGACCTCGCGGGACGGCTGTGCCCGGACGTCGTCGTGATGGACGTGCGGATGCCGGTCCTCGACGGCATCGCGGCCACCCGTCTGCTGGCCGGCACCGGTGTGCCGAAGCCGGCCAAGGTGCTCGTGGTGACCACGTTCAACCTGGATTCCTACGTCTACGAGGCGCTGCGGGCCGGGGCGAGCGGCTTCCTGCTCAAGGACACGCCGCCCGCCCAGCTGCTGCAGGGAATCCGGACCGTGGCCTCCGGCGCGGCGCTGCTGGCGCCCGAGGTGACGCGGCAGCTCGTCGGCCGCTACGCCAGCCGGATCCGGCCCGCCGGGGACACCACCGGCGAGATTCCCTTGACCCCGCGCGAACTGGAGGTCCTCCGCCTGGTCGCGGACGGCCTGTCCAACCGCGAGATCGCCGCGGCACTCGTGATCAGCCAGGAGACCGTGAAGACGTTCGTGTCCCGCATGCTCGCCAAACTCGGGCTGCGCGACCGGGTGCAGGCCGTCATCTACGCCTACCGCCACGGTCTGGTCACCTGA
- a CDS encoding NAD(P)-dependent alcohol dehydrogenase, translating to MTTTTHAIAVPSPGAPLAPTTIQRRDLRPDDVLIDIAYAGICHSDIHQAQEDWGQAIFPMVPGHEIAGVVAAVGSDVTKYRVGDRVGVGCMVDSCGECEYCRAGTEQFCVKGNIQTYNGVGFDGENTYGGYSRQIVVRDAFVCRIPDGIGLDVAAPLLCAGITTYSPLRQWGAGPGKKVAVIGLGGLGHMAVKLAAAMGAEVTVLSQSLKKQEDGLRLGAQDYYATSDENTFEALRGRFDLILNTVSAQLPVDAYLGLLRVGGAMVNVGAPGEPLSYNAFSLLGGNKILAGSMIGGIAQTQEMLDFCAEHGIGAEIETISADQVNEAYERVSHSDVRYRFVIDTATIGA from the coding sequence GTGACCACGACTACGCACGCTATCGCTGTCCCGTCGCCGGGAGCGCCACTGGCGCCGACGACGATCCAGCGGCGCGACCTGCGACCGGACGACGTGCTGATCGACATCGCGTACGCCGGCATCTGCCACAGCGACATCCACCAGGCCCAGGAGGACTGGGGCCAGGCGATCTTCCCGATGGTGCCGGGCCACGAGATCGCCGGTGTGGTCGCCGCCGTCGGCTCGGACGTGACGAAGTACCGGGTCGGGGACCGCGTCGGGGTCGGCTGCATGGTGGACTCGTGTGGTGAGTGCGAGTACTGCCGGGCAGGCACCGAGCAGTTCTGCGTGAAGGGCAACATCCAGACCTACAACGGCGTCGGCTTCGACGGCGAGAACACCTACGGCGGCTACAGCCGTCAGATCGTCGTCCGGGACGCCTTCGTGTGCCGGATCCCCGACGGCATCGGCCTCGACGTGGCCGCGCCGCTGCTGTGCGCGGGCATCACCACCTACTCCCCGCTGCGGCAGTGGGGTGCCGGCCCGGGCAAGAAGGTCGCCGTGATCGGGCTCGGCGGGCTGGGCCACATGGCGGTCAAGCTGGCCGCGGCGATGGGCGCGGAGGTCACCGTGCTCAGCCAGAGCCTGAAGAAGCAGGAGGACGGGCTCCGCCTCGGCGCGCAGGACTACTACGCGACCAGCGACGAGAACACGTTCGAGGCGCTGCGCGGCCGGTTCGACCTGATCCTCAACACGGTGTCGGCCCAGCTGCCGGTGGACGCCTACCTCGGCCTGCTGCGCGTCGGCGGCGCCATGGTCAACGTGGGCGCTCCTGGCGAGCCGTTGTCCTACAACGCCTTCTCGCTCCTGGGCGGCAACAAGATCCTGGCCGGTTCGATGATCGGCGGGATCGCGCAGACGCAGGAGATGCTCGACTTCTGCGCCGAGCACGGCATCGGCGCCGAGATCGAGACGATCTCCGCGGACCAGGTCAACGAAGCCTACGAGCGCGTCTCCCACAGCGACGTGCGGTACCGCTTCGTGATCGACACCGCGACGATCGGCGCCTGA
- a CDS encoding TetR/AcrR family transcriptional regulator, which produces MGDRYHHGNLRDELVRVSLDLIAERGVAGFSVAEVARRAGVSPAAPYRHFPERESLLAAVAATVAGQLADRAREAIAAEDDPVGALAAAAGAYTAYLIDRRAGMNLIYADGLQGRKHAELHEHTRSLTDQFLVLCLAVCDRPQDGLELMEQLFTQAHGYGMFWLDGVFVKQGYSPGQVVTKSVAAARILIEGHRRR; this is translated from the coding sequence ATGGGGGACAGGTACCACCACGGCAACCTGCGCGACGAGCTCGTGCGGGTGTCGCTCGACCTGATCGCCGAGCGCGGCGTGGCCGGGTTCTCCGTCGCCGAGGTGGCGCGGCGGGCCGGGGTCAGCCCCGCCGCGCCGTACCGGCACTTCCCGGAACGGGAGAGTCTGCTCGCGGCGGTCGCCGCCACCGTGGCAGGCCAGCTCGCGGACCGTGCCCGGGAGGCGATCGCCGCCGAGGACGACCCGGTCGGCGCACTGGCCGCGGCGGCCGGCGCCTACACCGCGTACCTGATCGACCGCCGCGCCGGCATGAACCTCATCTACGCCGACGGACTCCAGGGCCGCAAGCACGCCGAACTCCACGAGCACACGCGCTCGCTGACCGACCAGTTCCTCGTGCTGTGCCTGGCGGTGTGCGACCGGCCGCAGGACGGGCTCGAACTGATGGAACAGCTGTTCACGCAGGCCCACGGCTACGGCATGTTCTGGCTCGACGGCGTCTTCGTCAAACAGGGCTACTCCCCCGGCCAGGTGGTGACGAAGTCCGTGGCCGCGGCCCGCATCCTGATCGAAGGCCACCGACGGCGTTAG
- a CDS encoding amidohydrolase family protein: MIIDCHGHYTTAPPALAAWRDQQIASLDGSVAKPDRADLRISDDELRETIEPNQLRLMDERGIDLTIFSPRASFMAHHIGDFDTSSEWAAICNELCHRVSTLYPERFVPAAMLPQSPGVDPATCIPELTRCVEEYGAVALNLNPDPSGGHWTAPPLTDRSWYPIYEKMVEYDIPAMVHVSTSVNPAFHTTGAHYLNADTTAFMQLVQGDLFRDFPSLRLIIPHGGGAVPYHWGRFRGLAMALGKPELEEHVLNNVFFDTCVYHQPGSDLLFDVIPARNILFASEMIGAVRSVDPRTGHHFDDTRRYAESSTLSEEDWAAIREHNARTVYPRLDALLKGQGR, translated from the coding sequence TTGATCATCGACTGCCACGGCCACTACACGACCGCCCCGCCCGCACTCGCCGCCTGGCGCGACCAGCAGATCGCGTCACTGGACGGTTCCGTCGCCAAGCCCGACCGCGCCGACCTGCGGATCAGCGACGACGAGCTGCGCGAGACGATCGAGCCGAACCAGCTGCGGCTGATGGACGAACGCGGCATCGACCTGACGATCTTCTCGCCGCGCGCGTCGTTCATGGCGCACCACATCGGTGACTTCGACACGTCGTCGGAGTGGGCCGCCATCTGCAACGAGCTGTGTCACCGCGTCAGCACTCTCTACCCGGAGCGGTTCGTCCCGGCCGCGATGCTCCCGCAGTCGCCGGGCGTCGATCCCGCCACCTGCATCCCGGAGCTGACCCGCTGCGTGGAGGAGTACGGCGCCGTCGCGCTGAACCTCAACCCCGACCCCTCGGGCGGGCACTGGACGGCACCGCCGCTCACCGACCGCTCGTGGTACCCGATCTACGAAAAGATGGTCGAATACGACATTCCGGCCATGGTGCACGTCAGCACGAGCGTGAACCCCGCCTTCCACACCACCGGCGCGCACTACCTCAACGCCGACACCACCGCGTTCATGCAGCTCGTCCAGGGCGATCTGTTCCGCGACTTCCCGTCGCTGCGGCTGATCATCCCGCACGGCGGCGGCGCGGTGCCCTACCACTGGGGCCGCTTCCGCGGTCTGGCGATGGCGCTGGGCAAGCCGGAGCTGGAGGAACACGTGCTGAACAACGTCTTCTTCGACACCTGCGTGTACCACCAGCCGGGCTCGGACCTGCTCTTCGACGTCATCCCGGCCCGCAACATCCTCTTCGCCTCCGAGATGATCGGCGCGGTGCGCAGCGTCGACCCGCGCACCGGTCACCACTTCGACGACACCCGCCGCTACGCGGAATCCTCGACGCTGTCCGAAGAGGACTGGGCCGCGATCAGGGAGCACAACGCCCGCACCGTCTACCCGCGCCTGGACGCGCTGCTGAAGGGACAGGGCCGGTGA
- a CDS encoding amidohydrolase family protein, whose translation MTAPKTPGWLDWYDGPSTPGFRLPPGTVDAHCHVFGPQAGFPFAPERKYTPCDASKDQLFALRDHLGVARNVIVQATCHGADNSAMVDAVRASDGRARGVATVRPEVTEAELRELDAAGVRGVRFNFVKRLVDAAPHEALSTIARKIAPLGWHVVLYFEAADLPELEAFFGSLPAPLVIDHMGRPDVTKPVDGPEFQRFLSFVDRNDVWVKVSCPERLTVSGPPALHGQRHAYTDVVPFARRVVTEFEDRVLWGTDWPHPNLKDHMPDDGLLVDYVPQVAETAELQRKLLVGNPMRLYWPGESA comes from the coding sequence GTGACCGCGCCCAAGACGCCGGGCTGGCTGGACTGGTACGACGGCCCGTCCACACCGGGCTTCCGGCTGCCGCCGGGCACCGTCGACGCCCACTGCCACGTGTTCGGACCGCAGGCCGGGTTCCCGTTCGCGCCGGAGCGCAAGTACACGCCCTGCGACGCGAGCAAGGACCAGCTGTTCGCCCTGCGCGACCACCTGGGCGTCGCCCGCAACGTCATCGTGCAGGCCACCTGCCACGGCGCGGACAACTCCGCCATGGTCGACGCCGTCCGCGCCTCGGACGGCCGCGCGCGTGGCGTCGCGACCGTCCGCCCCGAGGTCACCGAGGCCGAACTCCGCGAACTCGACGCGGCGGGCGTGCGGGGCGTGCGGTTCAACTTCGTGAAGCGGCTCGTCGACGCCGCGCCCCACGAAGCACTGAGCACGATCGCGCGGAAGATCGCCCCGCTGGGCTGGCACGTGGTGCTCTACTTCGAGGCCGCCGACCTGCCCGAGCTGGAAGCCTTCTTCGGCTCGCTGCCCGCGCCGCTCGTGATCGACCACATGGGACGGCCGGACGTCACGAAACCCGTGGACGGCCCGGAATTCCAGCGGTTCCTGTCCTTCGTGGACCGCAACGACGTGTGGGTGAAGGTGAGCTGCCCCGAGCGCCTCACCGTCAGCGGTCCCCCTGCGCTGCACGGCCAACGCCACGCCTACACCGACGTCGTGCCCTTCGCCCGCCGCGTGGTCACCGAATTCGAAGACCGCGTGCTGTGGGGCACCGACTGGCCGCACCCCAACCTGAAAGACCACATGCCCGACGACGGCCTGCTCGTCGACTACGTCCCGCAGGTGGCCGAAACCGCTGAACTCCAGCGGAAACTGCTGGTCGGCAATCCGATGCGCCTCTACTGGCCCGGCGAATCCGCCTGA
- a CDS encoding MFS transporter, whose protein sequence is MQHANALNRLNRLPVARFHKITLFAVAFAYFFEFADINSFATTAPKLIKLWGVTVDQVAYVTSLSFVGMFFGSIVASKFADRWGRKNALVWTTVWFGVFSFAAVFSWDVVSLGVFRVLTSAGLSAMTVVAVIYVNELYPATSRGKYQAYAIVIGICGTPVTNLIASLVVPLSDWSWRLVYLWGALGILLVVFTRRLKESPRWYESRGEHAKADAVLREIEEQVEAEKGPLPEPAPPVEEAPVAKAPLRLLLRKKYLFPTLLLTVLWVTQTIGFFGYSSWAPTLLAKEGFSVEKSVFYVALTTVGAPLGSYLAALVTDRFERKWCLVVFGSVIALCGLFYGLTFNPLLIVVFGFLVNLFERGYTALGYAYSPELFDTRGRSLGTGVSYGLGRLSNAAGPLIVSTLYQGSGYQSVFLFIAGTWLVGAIVLAIFGPRTRPAKVGERAPEPVEV, encoded by the coding sequence GTGCAGCACGCCAACGCGCTGAACCGGCTGAACCGCCTGCCGGTCGCCCGGTTCCACAAGATCACCCTGTTCGCCGTCGCGTTCGCCTACTTCTTCGAGTTCGCCGACATCAACAGTTTCGCCACCACCGCGCCCAAGCTGATCAAGCTGTGGGGTGTGACGGTCGACCAGGTCGCCTACGTGACCTCGCTGTCGTTCGTCGGGATGTTCTTCGGCTCGATCGTGGCGAGCAAGTTCGCCGACCGCTGGGGCCGCAAGAACGCGCTGGTGTGGACGACGGTCTGGTTCGGCGTCTTCTCGTTCGCGGCCGTGTTCTCCTGGGACGTCGTGTCGCTGGGCGTGTTCCGGGTGCTGACCTCGGCCGGCCTGTCGGCGATGACCGTGGTCGCGGTCATCTACGTCAACGAGCTCTATCCCGCGACCAGCCGCGGCAAGTACCAGGCGTACGCGATCGTGATCGGCATCTGCGGCACGCCGGTGACCAACCTGATCGCGAGCCTGGTGGTTCCGCTGAGCGACTGGTCGTGGCGGCTGGTGTACCTGTGGGGCGCGCTCGGCATCCTGCTGGTGGTCTTCACGCGGCGACTCAAGGAATCGCCCCGCTGGTACGAGAGCCGGGGCGAGCACGCCAAGGCCGACGCGGTGCTGCGGGAGATCGAGGAGCAGGTCGAGGCGGAGAAGGGCCCGCTGCCGGAGCCCGCGCCGCCGGTCGAGGAAGCCCCGGTGGCCAAGGCGCCGCTGCGGCTGTTGCTGCGCAAGAAGTACCTGTTCCCGACGCTGCTGCTGACGGTGCTGTGGGTGACGCAGACGATCGGGTTCTTCGGCTATTCGAGCTGGGCTCCGACACTGCTGGCCAAGGAGGGTTTCAGCGTCGAGAAGTCGGTGTTCTACGTGGCGCTCACGACCGTCGGCGCGCCGCTCGGGTCCTACCTGGCCGCGCTGGTGACCGACCGGTTCGAGCGCAAGTGGTGCCTGGTCGTGTTCGGCTCGGTGATCGCGCTGTGCGGGCTGTTCTACGGGCTGACGTTCAACCCGCTGCTGATCGTGGTGTTCGGGTTCCTGGTGAACCTGTTCGAGCGCGGCTACACGGCGCTGGGTTACGCGTATTCGCCGGAGCTGTTCGACACGCGGGGCCGGTCGCTGGGCACCGGCGTGTCCTACGGTCTCGGCCGCCTGTCGAACGCGGCGGGACCGCTGATCGTGTCCACCCTGTACCAGGGCAGCGGCTACCAGAGCGTGTTCCTGTTCATCGCCGGGACGTGGCTGGTCGGCGCGATCGTGCTGGCGATCTTCGGACCGCGCACCCGGCCGGCGAAGGTCGGGGAGCGCGCACCGGAGCCGGTCGAGGTCTGA
- a CDS encoding sensor histidine kinase, which produces MSRPVPGPSRRAPLHPMTALGCAVVSVGLLLLLPAVAAEPELGPVPRPGDSGWWPAVAVLVAQALAVVWVARFPTAVLPGLAAAPLLLAWLTPGAAFSFGGVAELAGVFLAVVARPVRRLWPALVAAALVMVAGQSLSTVRAVTSDVPTTVLGALAQSLAIAGLPLLLGSVVAAQRNLHEARRQEVRALRREQDALLQAAVSRQRVAMSRELHDIAAHHMSGIAMMAAAVGRQIDSDPATAKQSARQIREQSRSVLDDLRRLVGLLRDDADEVLPMDALEAVSALVENRRGAGMEIDLRMPPGRGKTGAGPLAQLVAYRVVQESLANAAAHAPGARCAVEITEPRDHRFTVTVRNGPPTGPDPGPGGGFGLVGMAERAQLVGAELTYGATREGGWEVRLTLPEEDAADTMRAPARPPEDAS; this is translated from the coding sequence GTGTCCCGACCCGTGCCCGGACCGTCCCGGCGCGCACCGCTGCACCCGATGACCGCTCTCGGCTGTGCCGTGGTGTCCGTGGGCCTGTTGCTGCTGCTGCCCGCCGTGGCGGCCGAACCGGAGCTCGGACCGGTGCCGCGTCCCGGAGACTCCGGATGGTGGCCGGCGGTCGCGGTGCTGGTGGCCCAGGCACTGGCCGTCGTGTGGGTGGCGAGGTTCCCCACCGCGGTGCTGCCGGGTCTGGCCGCGGCGCCACTGCTGCTGGCCTGGCTGACGCCGGGCGCGGCGTTCAGCTTCGGCGGGGTCGCCGAGCTCGCCGGGGTGTTCCTCGCCGTGGTCGCGCGGCCGGTGCGCCGGTTGTGGCCGGCGCTGGTGGCCGCCGCACTGGTGATGGTGGCCGGGCAGTCGCTCAGCACGGTCCGCGCCGTCACCTCCGATGTGCCCACGACGGTCCTCGGCGCGCTGGCGCAGTCGCTGGCCATCGCCGGGCTCCCGTTGTTGCTGGGCTCGGTGGTCGCCGCGCAACGGAACCTGCACGAAGCCCGCCGCCAGGAGGTGCGGGCGTTGCGCCGCGAACAGGACGCCTTGCTGCAGGCCGCGGTCTCGCGCCAGCGGGTGGCGATGTCGCGCGAGCTGCACGACATCGCCGCGCACCACATGTCCGGAATCGCGATGATGGCCGCGGCGGTCGGACGGCAGATCGACTCCGATCCGGCCACGGCGAAACAGTCGGCACGGCAGATCCGGGAGCAGAGCCGGTCCGTCCTCGACGATCTGCGACGGCTGGTCGGCTTGCTGCGCGACGATGCCGACGAGGTCCTGCCGATGGACGCGCTGGAAGCCGTGTCCGCGCTCGTGGAGAACCGGCGGGGCGCGGGGATGGAGATCGATCTGCGCATGCCGCCGGGACGGGGGAAGACCGGTGCCGGGCCGCTGGCCCAGCTCGTCGCCTACCGGGTGGTCCAGGAGTCGCTGGCCAACGCCGCGGCGCACGCGCCGGGCGCGCGGTGCGCCGTCGAGATCACCGAGCCACGCGACCACCGGTTCACGGTCACCGTCCGCAATGGTCCGCCCACCGGGCCCGATCCCGGTCCCGGCGGCGGGTTCGGACTGGTCGGCATGGCGGAGCGGGCGCAGCTGGTGGGCGCCGAACTCACCTACGGGGCCACGCGGGAGGGCGGCTGGGAGGTCCGTCTGACCCTTCCGGAGGAGGACGCGGCCGATACGATGCGCGCACCTGCCCGCCCCCCGGAGGACGCTTCATGA
- a CDS encoding response regulator, whose translation MIRVLIADDQHLVRAGLSALLGAEPGIEVAGVARDGTEALELARELVPDVACLDVRMPGRSGIDVAGELCAPGAQPQVPVLVLTTFGLDEYVFGALEAGVSGFLLKDSEPDVIVRAVRQVAAGQGTIDHTLTRRIMREFVQRRRLQPVTAQRAGDLLTPRELEILLLLAQGMSNDEIARTLVVEVSTVKSHLARMLPKLGVQSRLQAVVWAYQNHVVAVPGG comes from the coding sequence ATGATCCGCGTGCTCATCGCCGACGACCAGCACCTGGTACGCGCCGGCCTGTCGGCGCTGCTCGGAGCCGAACCCGGCATCGAGGTGGCCGGGGTGGCCCGGGACGGGACGGAGGCGCTGGAGCTGGCCCGTGAGCTGGTGCCCGACGTGGCCTGCCTCGACGTCCGGATGCCGGGCCGCAGCGGCATCGACGTGGCCGGGGAGCTGTGTGCTCCCGGTGCCCAGCCGCAGGTGCCGGTCCTCGTGCTGACCACGTTCGGCCTCGACGAGTACGTCTTCGGTGCGCTCGAGGCCGGGGTGTCGGGGTTCCTGCTCAAGGACTCCGAGCCCGACGTCATCGTGCGCGCGGTCCGCCAGGTCGCCGCCGGCCAGGGCACCATCGACCACACGCTCACCCGGCGGATCATGCGTGAGTTCGTCCAGCGCCGCCGCCTGCAGCCGGTGACCGCACAGCGTGCCGGTGACCTGCTCACCCCCCGCGAGCTGGAGATCCTGTTGCTGCTCGCGCAGGGGATGTCGAACGACGAGATCGCGCGCACCCTCGTGGTCGAGGTGTCGACGGTGAAATCGCACCTCGCCCGGATGCTGCCCAAGCTCGGCGTGCAGTCCCGGCTGCAGGCGGTGGTCTGGGCCTACCAGAACCACGTCGTGGCGGTGCCCGGAGGATGA
- a CDS encoding CPBP family intramembrane glutamic endopeptidase, with protein MTIRTRNPQQDSLRHDPADPPAARRRSVLDVVRRRPLLSFFALANLMSWLAWVPYILSRNGLGIWSYRFPDVLGTSQLLGVLPGAYLGPIGSALFVTAVTGGRAGLRQWAGRMWRWRVRWHWYAVTLLGVPAAMLAIGYVFSGGQMSAPSLMVVSAYLPGLLLQMVTTGLAEEPGWRDFALPRLQRRFGAFTGTMVLGPLWAVWHLPLFATEWGGWPDADWTRPVAFTVFCIGFNIVMTWVFNRSGESLPLSMLLHVSVNNFASIVWAEVFPTIDADEVMRAMAAGAVVAALLVLAGTRGRLGYRPADVR; from the coding sequence ATGACGATCAGGACCAGGAATCCCCAGCAAGACAGCCTCCGGCACGACCCGGCGGACCCGCCCGCCGCGCGGCGGCGTTCCGTTCTCGACGTGGTGCGGCGGCGGCCGCTGCTCAGCTTCTTCGCGCTCGCCAACCTGATGAGCTGGCTGGCCTGGGTGCCCTACATCCTGTCCCGGAACGGTCTCGGGATCTGGAGCTACCGGTTCCCGGACGTGCTGGGCACCAGCCAGCTCCTCGGCGTGCTGCCCGGCGCCTACCTCGGCCCCATCGGCTCGGCGTTGTTCGTCACGGCGGTCACCGGCGGGCGGGCCGGGTTGCGGCAGTGGGCCGGGCGGATGTGGCGCTGGCGGGTGCGGTGGCACTGGTACGCGGTGACCCTGCTCGGCGTGCCCGCGGCCATGCTGGCCATCGGCTATGTCTTCTCCGGCGGGCAGATGAGCGCGCCGTCGCTGATGGTCGTGTCCGCCTACCTCCCGGGTCTGCTGCTCCAGATGGTCACGACCGGTCTCGCCGAGGAACCCGGCTGGCGTGACTTCGCGCTTCCCCGGTTGCAGCGCCGCTTCGGTGCGTTCACCGGGACGATGGTGCTGGGACCGCTGTGGGCGGTGTGGCACCTGCCGCTGTTCGCCACCGAGTGGGGCGGCTGGCCGGACGCGGACTGGACCCGCCCGGTCGCCTTCACCGTGTTCTGCATCGGGTTCAACATCGTCATGACCTGGGTGTTCAACCGCTCGGGGGAGAGCCTCCCGCTGTCGATGCTGCTGCACGTGAGCGTGAACAACTTCGCCTCGATCGTCTGGGCGGAGGTCTTCCCGACGATCGACGCCGATGAGGTGATGCGGGCCATGGCCGCCGGTGCGGTCGTCGCGGCCCTGCTGGTCCTCGCCGGAACGCGCGGGCGGCTCGGGTACCGGCCCGCGGACGTGCGCTGA
- a CDS encoding pyridoxamine 5'-phosphate oxidase family protein — protein sequence MTDTRNQPISARNLDQYGHAELPWSRPRDVLTSDSASVDLTFFVSTVRPDGRPHSAGVGAVWVDDTLYFVSGPRTRRARNLAVNPACTVSVRLRGIDLVLEGDATRVTGSATLDHVAAFYRDSGWPTSVEGGAFTAPFTAPSAGPPPWHLYRLTVHTAFGVATAEPHGATRWDFAH from the coding sequence ATGACTGACACCAGGAACCAGCCGATCTCGGCTCGCAACCTCGACCAGTACGGACACGCGGAGCTGCCGTGGAGCCGTCCCCGCGATGTCCTGACCAGCGACTCGGCCTCCGTCGACCTCACGTTCTTCGTCTCGACGGTGCGGCCGGACGGTCGACCGCACTCGGCCGGCGTCGGCGCCGTGTGGGTGGACGACACGCTGTACTTCGTCAGCGGACCGCGCACCCGCCGCGCCCGCAACCTCGCGGTGAACCCCGCCTGCACCGTGTCGGTCCGGCTGCGCGGCATCGACCTCGTCCTGGAGGGCGACGCCACACGGGTCACCGGCTCCGCGACCCTCGACCACGTCGCGGCCTTCTACCGGGACAGCGGCTGGCCGACCTCCGTCGAGGGCGGCGCCTTCACCGCGCCGTTCACCGCCCCGAGCGCGGGCCCGCCACCCTGGCACCTCTACCGGCTCACCGTGCACACCGCGTTCGGCGTCGCCACGGCCGAACCGCACGGCGCCACCCGCTGGGACTTCGCCCACTGA
- a CDS encoding nucleotidyltransferase family protein, whose product MTSPGSSGGTRSRGCGCSAPSPGGDDRPDSDLDLLVELHAHASVADVLGLDDELSGLLGCPVDIVTTTDLDSNPLLRRGVDRDRRPFDCTV is encoded by the coding sequence GTGACGTCACCGGGATCCTCGGGCGGTACCCGATCGCGCGGGTGTGGCTGTTCGGCTCCGTCGCCAGGGGGGGACGACCGCCCGGACTCCGACCTCGACCTGCTCGTCGAACTCCACGCCCACGCCTCGGTAGCCGACGTCCTCGGGCTCGACGACGAACTGTCCGGCCTGCTCGGCTGCCCGGTCGACATCGTGACCACCACCGACCTGGACTCCAACCCCCTGCTCCGCCGAGGCGTCGACCGCGACCGCCGCCCCTTCGACTGCACAGTCTGA